The DNA segment GGAAAAGGACTTTTCAACCATATAACCCCAGCTGCCACCAATGCGGAAGGACAgcaccctccctgcccatcctcagccCCTGCCACCTCAGTGGTGGCTCCACTGCTTCTTAGGGAGCAGGTACCATGCCAAGAGCTGGCCAAGCTTGCTGACCCTCCTGCAGTCCCCACGCAGGGAGAGCCACAGAGCAGGATCCAACCCCACAGGACCTCTATCCACGGATCCTCTGCACTGAGAAGGGCGCAAGTGTGCAGGGTTGGGGATTTCCTTACCATTGTTGCtggtgctgggaatgctgcgCCTCATCCACTCATACGGGGTGCGTCTCTGGGCATTAGGGGACAGCTGGGGGACCGAGCTGCTAATGGGTGGAGGGAGGAGTCCAGAGCCCGGGGGCTGAATGGGGTTAAAATCTGGGGGGCTGAATCCAaactgccctgggctggcagtggAAGGTGTCGCAGTGGTCCCATAGGAATGCCAGTCCTCCTTGGCAGGGGTGTAGGGAGATCCCCAGGCGGCTGCGGGCTGCCCGTGGTGCAGGTCGTTGTTAATCCCTGGCACATGGTGGTAGCTGGCGAAGTCCGAGTACTGGGGTGGCCCCGGCACATAGTTCTGGGGGTTGATGTTGAGGCTGGGGTGCCGGACCGGGCTGGGATACATGTTGGTGTCCTTATCCACAAGATAACCTACATACATCTTCCCCGGCAGTCCCCGTGCacatgctgtgctgctgagccgCCGACTGAGGCCGGTTGGGTTTGGCGGGGAGGCGGCCGCCCCTCCTTCCCCGCCACTCACCTGGGCGCCTTGGGGAGCCTGTCCTGGGGCCAGGCACCTCCCTGCCCACAGGCTTTTATTGGGCCCAACCTCTCGCAGCATTTGCATTGAAAGGCAGGTTTGCATTTCAAAGTGCAGGAACCCCAGCGGGTGAGGGGGACGAGTTCAAACCTCCCATCCTGGCTGCAAAGAGGACAAGGTGGTGGGTGACCCTGGGTAGCACCGAGGACCCCATGCCCCCTCTGCTGTCACCACCCCACAACTGTCCCCATGCCACCAATGTGGTCCCTTTGTAGAAGACAGCTTTGGGACACTAGGGCAACACAGGTATCACCCACAAGGATGCCCCAGGGGAGCCCACCATCATCAATAGTCCAGGAGCAGGGTGCCTTGGGCTGAGATCCTGTATTAAAgcccagctgcaggcaggagacAGGGTGGGCTGTGCCTGCCACCTGCCCTGTCTCCAAATTGGGGGACATCAAACTCTTGCTCTGGATGGGGCTTTCCTTTGCACAGTGTCAGCATCTGCCTATTTGGAAAAGGGCGactggagggaaaggaaggttCTGGGTCCCCATGTGTTTCCTTCAACCAGCGGCAAACCCACCACTCCAATTCTGACAGCAAAGCTCATCCCAGTATCAGAGGGCAGGACAGATGGACAGACTGTGTGCAGGGGGAATGCCCTCACCATGGACACAACAGGAAGTCCCTGGTCTCTGATGTCTCCACGGGGCTTATAACTGTGTGACAAGAGGAATTTCTCACCTGTTTTCAGTCTTAAGGAAGCAGAAACATCCCTGTATGTTTGGTGATAGGGAAGGCCAAGCAGAAAGGGCACTCTTGTGAAGCTGTGTCTGCCTGCAACCTGTCAGGCCAGACAGAACTCCACTCCAGAAAGGGACGAGGCACCAATGATCAGTGCTGCGCCATGTTGCCCAGAAACTCCATAAACCAGCATCCAGAAGCCTCTTTCCCACCAATTTCCCCCTCCTTGCCAGTGTCAcactcccagctgtgctgggcaccacCGCAGCCACAGCCATCATTTGCAGGCtggctttttctcctcagtcAGAAACACAGCCCGCAGAGGGTCCAGAAGAGTGTTTTATCACCTCCCCTCAAGGCCACCTCTGTCCTTTTCTCTGCAACAGCCCCTTCGACTGCTAGAAATACGAGCAGGGCTAGGACTGTTCTTTTCTCACCCCCCTGGGACCGAAACAGCCTGGAATTTGACAAAAGGAAgtggatggggggggggggggggcggcggggTGTGGGCGGCGGGggtagagagagagagagagagagagagaaaaatgcaagggaaaaaagagatttaGAATGAAGTTCATAGGAGGGAATAAACTctccagcacagggctgtggaCACTCAGTGGCTCTGCATCAGTCCTGAACTCCTCATCCCATTGCTCCAGCCCCAATTCCAGCTGAAACTGGGTGAAAATAATACACAGATACTGCTGTGCCACATCGACTCCCTGCAAGGAGATGGGAGCCAGGATGAGATGGAAGGGAGATGGGCAAGAGGTAAGGAATCTGGTTCGAAAGAGAGGAGAATAGTAAAACCCAGCAATGGGAAATcacccagagctggcactgctttGGCTATGCCTCCCAAGACCTTGCATGCCCAGAGGCACCATGAGAGGTGAGCAGTTTGCAGCATTCTCTCAGTGCCCCCGGGGTCTGTAGCCCCTTGCCCAGCCTTGTCCTGGCTCCCTTCCTTGTGACAAAGGTGACTGTCATGACCGTCCCACCCGGTGATGATCTCAGCTCACGATGCAGCTCAGATTGCTTGATGTGTCATATAACTCCATCTCTCCTGGATTTTTCCCAAGGTCTCAGCACAGCCATGGCTTTGTGTAAACAAGAGAGCCAAGGCCACCTtactcctcctcttcctcccagcAGCAAAGAGACACTGGCTCAgaaagtgtgaaaaaaaaagaagaagaaaagaagaaaatccccCCTGTGTGGATGATGGGAGGTATTGAAGAATGCAGGTGGCTGCTGGGTCTCACCCCAGGGGTCGCTGCAATTCAGAGACTGGGATATTCCTGCCACTGGCTTTTTCCTGAAggcccccttttcccttttcccatgcTGTGGAGCCAAAGCCCAGGGCTCAAGCAGCTGCTGAGGACTGGGGGGTTCAGGGGTGTGGGCCAGCACCCCACACCTGCATCCTCCCCAGGTGAAAGCAGGTGACAGACTCAGTGGGGCACAGCATGGCCAGGTGCCTGTGAACAGCCAAGCCTTGAGCTCCCTCAGTTCTGAcaaagggggaaggggaagacaATAAGGCCATAAAGCTTCACCAATGGTaacttccctctttcccttttcttttaccCCCTAATTACTTGTGGGGATTACAGGTGGCAAAGTTTATGCCAGGGAAGAGGCAGGTGAGGAGCCCTCCATGGACTCCTCTTCACTGGCCCCCCGAagagcatctctgctgcttGACTGGGACTGAAGGGTGCTGATGGGGATCCTCAGAGCCTCAGGATATCACCTACACTGGTGATCTGGTTAGGAACTGCCAGAGCTCCTGGGGGGCCCCAGCTGGATGACAGAGGTAGCAGTACCCCCTTCATCCACCCTAGAGACCCTCAGCACCAAGCTCGGCCTTGGGACCTCCACATAGTCATCCAGATATGATATTACTGATGGAAAGCAGGCAGATGGAGAGGGAGAGCAGTCAGGGTTCCCCATGCTCTCTGGGGCTCGGTGCTCCTATCCGTGATCGAGTGATGCCATCTCCTGGAAGCAGGAGGGCTGGAAGgtccccagggccaggctgcaAGTAGCTATCATAGATGGAGCAGGCACTCAATCTGGGAAACCTAATCCTGCCTTGTCCCTCAGCTTGCTCTGAACCCCACCATGGTTTCCGCAGGAGAGGGAGTTGCCCTTAGAGAATCAAGCAGGTGCCTCCTCTTGCTCCCCTTTCCCCCACCCCAGACCTCTGCCCCACCACTTCCCcactccctccagctcctgttGGTCTCAAAGGCAAATCTATGCCTTCAAACAAGCATGTCCCAGAGCATGTCCCCACTTACACCCCAACCCAGCCAGCACCTTCCCCTagcttttcctgctgcccttccacagcaggaggaaagggagagcaGAACCTGTCTCCCATGCACCAATCCTGTCACACATCTTTGGAGCAGCATcccagagagctggggagggatggagcaaGCACAGATGCTCCAATGAATTACCTGAGAACAACTCCTCTTTTCTGGCAATGGAGACATCAGTGCAACCCTCTTACTGCCCCATCTCTATCAGCTTCCCTGCAGACTCCTGTGAGCCCTTTGGCTCTTCCCAGATGCCTAAACCACATCTGTGCTGGCATTTGTGTCCCCGTGCTGAGGAAAGACTGCCGAGCTTGTCCCTGGAGAGATCTGTGCTGGACCAGGATAGCCTGAATACCATACAGctcccctttccctgtccaGGGCTATATTCCTCTTTGGGATCTGGAGCAGCTTTCTTGGCAAATGCAAATGCCACAAATGTTGTGACTATCCTCAAGAGGGCATTGGACACATGCTGGCAACCCTCATTGCTCTCCAGAACACATGGGCCCTGCTCTCACTCACTGAGTTGGGGATGCGATTCCCCCTGCACTGGTGGGAagtgtcctggctgtgcttcaCTGCTTCACCGTGTTTCAGGCACTGTGTAAGCAGAGGGTTAACGATTCCCAATTCCCACATTAAGTGGCTGCAGATGTGTGGGAAAGTCTGGGGCGGCAGGACGGCATCGCTATTAGTATTCACCCAGGAGCCTGTCGCTGCCTCCTGGGGCTCTGCCGAGCACACTTAATACCAAGGTTCGTGGTGGGGGTTAGGAAGAGTGCGTGGGATGGGGGCGGAAAGGCCTCGAGGTGGGGAAAGGCAGCGGGCTAGCATTTTCTGCCATTGCCTCCCCCAAGTGCCTGAAcccacaggacacagggaatggaaCAGCATCTGCAGGGACACCGCACCACACGGTGTATGGCTCAGTGCTACCTCCTGATGCTGTTGTCACCCTGCACTGTCCATGGCTGGCATTCCTGGTGCCACAGGACACTCCCAGGCCCAGGGTGCTACCCAGCATGTTGAGCTTGGACATAAGGTCCTATTCAAAGAAACCCAGCACTTTCTGCCTCCCTTTTCTCCTGTCACCCACCCTGGCAAAGCAGGACCACACATAGGGTGATGGTTCCTCTGgaggccagggcagagctctggagagGCTGGATGAAGCCTCGGTGTAGCTCCACCCCGACCCCAAGAGATGGATTTAACCAGGAAcaagtgctggcagctgccacaCCAGATGGGCTGCCCAGATGTGGTGCTATGCTCCCTGGCACCCACTACTCCTCTCTTGTGGTCTGCGGCTTGACACCACATCAGAGCGATGTTGGAATTCCTGGGCTGATTTGGAGTAGATAGACACTTGGAGAAACTGAAGCCAGGGCAAATCTGGCCCTTGTTAAACCttcagagaaatggaaaaggctgacatctgctgcttcttttttacCTGCCTGTCACCTGCTGGCACATGGGACCTGTTAGTGACTCCAGCATGGCTGTTGCCACCATTGCGTTGGGTCACCTGGCTCTGATCTCTCTCCTCCTTGTCAGGTGTGGAATATGGGCTTTTTGCTGTGGTCCCAGTTCTGCCTGGGATGGTGGAGGAGGTTGGAGAGATGTTTTGATTCGGGTGATGCCAGAGCAGACCAAATAACCTGGGATGTCTCTGTCTCAGTGGCTGATTTCCCCACTAGAGATGCTGCACTACATGACCCCAAGCCCCCATTAGCAGTTAACAATGATTATTGAGGCTGGAAATCCCAGCTGAGGGCAGTCTGGCATCTCACACTGCAgatgtcccagccctggggggacCAATGagtgctgcagcaccacagatGGGGATTCAGGCACCAAAAATAGAGGTGAGCAATGAAGGGGTGATGAGGCCGAAgtagcagagctgctgccctccGCCCACACACTTGCACAAGCAAGTCCCTCTGGCTTCAGTGCTTCCTCCGAGATGGcctttcccaggagctgctgtaaCCCCAACGTGCTGTTCCTAAACAAAGTGTGCAGTCCCAGATGCTCCCTGGGGATGTACAGCGCAGGCTGGGGATGTACAACCGTGTGCTTGCCATGATGCTGTGGGGTCTCCAGGGATTTTTCATTATCCCAAAACAATGAATCCTGGCCTTTGCAGACTTCCCCTGGGAAAGAGTTTTGTTTGCCCAGATTATTCCTGCTCCCAGTCTGGAGTGGgttagctcagctggttagagcatggtgctaataacatcAAGGTCATGAGTTTGATCCTCATATGGACCATACACTTATGAGCTGGACTCATttatccttgtgggtcccttccaacccagaatattctgtgattctgtggtgcTGTCTGTTTGCAGGGGTTAGAGGGGGAAATATGTCCTGCCTCAGACTACAGATGTTTTGCTGACAAACCTGGTCTGTGCTAGCTCTTCCACCCTGTACTCACCCCAGGCAGCCTgaccccagagcagaggggcccAGAAGGATTGGACAGCGGGTTTTTCACTCTCCCACTCTGTTGGGAGCAGTGATGTTGTCCTTGGAGAGGGGACACTGCCAGGAAATAGCTGTGCTGAGCAATTCCGAGCAGCCGATATGTCCTCACCCAAGGACCTGTCAGACACATCTTTATCCCTGGGGAAAAGTGTTGGAAAGAGCCATGTGTGCAGCACGtcctctctgctgcctgcccccCATATGAGCTGCTCTCATGCTCGCTGGCTCCGCTTCTGTATAACAGACTGCCTCAGCTCAGGGAGGGGGCTGACAGGACTCCTGACACGTGGCCCCCACCATGTCTGGAGTCAAGGAATCCATCTGCCCAGGGCTGCATCCCCCTTGCCCTGCCCATGGCGATATCTGTCTGGGTGCCAGAcagtgccaggcacagagctggcacacCAGTCCCATGCGAGGGACACTCACCATGTACAGACAACCAGggtgccacagcccagctctcctCACCCTTTACAGCTGCACAGAATAAAAATCTTCCCCTTTGGTTTTCTGTTAGTGCAAAGAAAAGAGATAATGGGAGATAAGCAGCAAATCTCAGGCTGGTCCAGCCAGAGAATCTTTAGTTGTGGCCATTGTGAGGCATTATTTAgagaggcaggaggggatggCTCTGCCTTGCAAACAAGGCAGGAACATGGATTTCAGTGGTGTTGTCTTTACAGGGaggattttttaattcttagaaaggaaaattaaggaAAGGTGGACAGGTATCTTTTAAAGAGAGTCTTATTTTTCAGGATAACCAGtgcatttttgcagtttttcctttttttggatcaggaagaattacagaattcttatggttagaaaagacctttaagatcactgagtccaacacATCACTGTCATCTTctccactaaaccatgtccccacaTTGACATGTCTCCAACATCTAGTGGGGAGATGATCACTTTGAGGAATGGTGATTCCATGACTTCCCTaggcagcctgtttcaatgcctgaccaccGTTAAGCATCCCCAAGATGAAAATGGTGGCAAGAACTGATGAATCAAAAGACAGTTCTGACCCAAAATTATCTGCCCCTAGTTACAGTGCtgaaacaaatagaaaaaaattcccttttggACAAACAATAGTATTTTCTTATTGAGAGAGTCTCAAAAACTTGATTTGAACTCATCAAGGTACAGGGAGGATTTAAAGCTGGCTCATCACCTGGATCCCACCCCCACAAGGAGGCATGCAGGACATCTGATATGATGGCACGGCCAAGGTGAAAACTCCTGtcacctctgccagctctgtgcctcTTGGCAGCCCCAACAGCCCAGAATCCCtctgctgcagcatcccagttGCACGAAACCTTTTATCCCCTTTTCCAGAGAGAAGAAGAGTTGTGAGGGTGTGTTGGTGGTCCCTGAGGGGCCGTAGCCAGCCGGGGGTCAGCAGGGCGGGAGGTGCAGTCCcggcatggcacagcacagggaggaatCCGGGGGAATACGCAGAGTCGGTTCAGTACAGGCcttctttaataaaaacatgAGTCAGCTGCTGGCGTGGGCAGCGGATTTTCTAAACATCCCCTCATATcctgagaaaggggaaaaaaaaaaaaagaaaacggGAGGTGGGGGGGAGCTTGAggggaaaataagaaagaaaagaaaaagaaaacagggaaaaaggCCAGAATTGAAAGCAGacacagggagggagcagctccttccctccagTTTAAGGAGGCGATAGTCGGGCTGGTCCGGGCTCCTTTTGTTTCCCCTTAGCCGAACCCTCACCACTCGCCCCCATGGCAGCCCACAGAAGAACTCCCCTCTCCTTACAGCCACTTTGACTTCTCCTctctttaaaagtttttttttcacccATCACACTCGTCTGCTGGGCGTTAATCGCAagttctgctctgcaaagggTCCCCACAGAGGGTGGAGGAAGTCGGAGGAGCTCCGCTCCTCATTGGTGAGGCagcctccctccttctcctcctcccgaGGTCTCTTTTATTTatacacgcacacacacacacgcgtgCACATCCCTCGGCCCAGGGTTTTGCTTCACACTCAGGTCCGAGGTGGCTGGACCCCCTCTCAATTGGGCCgggggctgctcagggcactgctgagatGCActagaggagcagagcaggggcttggctgcagcccagccctggcacagccttgcctctccttttgattttattttatttttttcccctcctcccctccatttcttcctttccctctcttttgcCTTTAAGTGGAAAAGCCTTGCCAGCTGGGGaaggctgggagggcagggagagcctcaGCAGGCAGCAGATAGAGAGTGCGGAGGAGGAGAGCAAGGAATTTCGGGGCGGCCAGTGCCCGTGGAAcgtgcagcagcacaggcactcGACCGGTGGGACCCTGCCCAAGGTAAGCTCTGTGTTGCCCACCCGGGTGTTAGCTCACCCTCCCACTCAGCTCTGGCTCTCCAGATGGGAAACCTTGCACTGGAGCTGGTACAGTCCCCAAGGACCTGCTCCATGACACAGTCTAGTTgctctggaaggggctttgCTGCCCTGCAAGGGGCTGGCACCCCAAAATACCCTGCCAAGCCCTGGGGAGGTGGTGTTTGGTGGAGAGCAGCCGAGGTCTGCAGCATCCCGTGGGAAAAGCCATTCCATCAGCTCTCACTGTGTCCTGGACTGGGACAGCTGAGGGGAGCCaaggggctgctgcagctgcagggcaagAAGAGGAGACCCCACTGCAGTGAGAGTGGGGCCCAGGTGATCTCTACTTGTCCCTGGATCAGGGGATTGCCctggctctccctgcctggTGACTGGGAAGGCTGGGGAAGAGGCTGCTCAGACTCTTCCAGTGAGATGTCCTTTAGAGGCATGAGTGTGCCCCACTTCAGAGCAGTACCACCCTTGTGCTAGCCCATTGGAACACATCCATGATCATCCCTAAATTCAGGGTGCTCAGACGACCACACCACCTTGGTCTGTTCCCATGGAGGGACTCTTGTGCCTGTGGGCCAGGCCAAGGTGGAGAGGAACATCTGCAAGCCCTGCCCAAGGGTCTGTGCTCTGGTGTGCCAGGTACCAGAGGGGGAGGGACTGTTAAAACCCTTCTAGGCATGGATGTGGGCAACTACTCTGCTATCCTGAAAGCGCAGGAGCTGAGGGCCTCCAACAGGATGGAGCTGGTTTggagcaaagctgtgctgaaccatgcagctctgacagcctggggacagggctTTGCATGACCCTCAGGGCTTTGGTGCTCACATTGGTACTACTGTGGCCTCTGAGCATCGTGGCTCCTGCACTCACCTGCCAACTGGGAGTCAAACCAGAATTCGTGGTGGAAACAGATGCTGTGCTGTTCCACCCTTGCCCCAGAGCAACTGGGGTTTATGCTAAAGCATTGGGTAAATAGCTTAAGACAGTTGGTTTGATGTGCAAACCCTGTCTGTAGGGGCTTGGCATTCCCAAAACTTTTCAGAGGATCTCCCATTGATGACAAGGACTAACAACACTGAGATCCAGTGCTCCACAGGGGCCATCAAGAGGTGCATTGGAGGGTCATTTCCCCCATTTCCCCCAGGACAAGGTGCTTGTGCACTCCATACTCTCAGAAGAGAGGCAAGTTTTATTTGAGGAGCTAGAGCCAGTGTCAAACACATGGCTCTGCCTGGCGGAGGGCAAGTGCTGGGATGGCTTTGAGGGGGAGCCACCAGGCAGCCATCTCATCTTGCAGCCAGACATGGGGAGGGTCTGACATGAGGCTTGAAGTCATTCCTTGACATGGATGTCATCCAGGCTTGGGTGTGCTGTCGCTTTTATGGCAGTCACCAGCTGGAAACACCCCTGAATCAGTCGATGCATCAAGAGTTGTTTTGAAGAAGCACCAAGTCACAGCAACCCACTTGCAGCATGCAAAGggcttttctctctccctaAAGCAGAGGCCTGGGAGAGAGGTCAGTAAGGCTTGTTGGTCACTGGATGTTGCAAAGAAGTAACACATAGTCTTCATGCTCAGGAAAGGTcaccacagagagaaaagagattttaGGGGAAATGTCTGTAGGCTTGAAGACATGAGGCTGGGTTCCTTCAGCCCCACAAGTCTCAAAGGTCATGTCAGTCAAAGCTCTGGCTGAGAAGACATAGACACTGCAACAATGACCCCATGATCTCTTTCAGCTTCATTTTTGATGGACCTGTGACAGGATTTCCAAGGTGTTCAGAACAACAGTTAGAGAAGGAGGGCACTGAGTCCACCTCCAGGAACAGGGCAAGACAAGAATGTCTTGGTGAGAACCAGAGGAAAGCTGAGGTTAAGAAATGCTTTCCAGAGTGAGACTGTTGCTATGCAATAAGAGACCATGCTGGCTAGCTGTG comes from the Pithys albifrons albifrons isolate INPA30051 chromosome 15, PitAlb_v1, whole genome shotgun sequence genome and includes:
- the CDX1 gene encoding homeobox protein CDX-1, which translates into the protein MYVGYLVDKDTNMYPSPVRHPSLNINPQNYVPGPPQYSDFASYHHVPGINNDLHHGQPAAAWGSPYTPAKEDWHSYGTTATPSTASPGQFGFSPPDFNPIQPPGSGLLPPPISSSVPQLSPNAQRRTPYEWMRRSIPSTSNNGKTRTKDKYRVVYTDHQRLELEKEFHYSRYITIRRKAELAAALGLTERQVKIWFQNRRAKERKVNKKKLQQQSQPTSTTTPTSPAVSTLGPIGGLCNSNAPNLVSSSPLTIKEEFMP